A genomic segment from Lagenorhynchus albirostris chromosome X, mLagAlb1.1, whole genome shotgun sequence encodes:
- the LOC132513350 gene encoding small integral membrane protein 10-like protein 2A, translating into MAASAALSAAAAAAMSGLAVRLSRSAAARGSYGAFCKGLTRTLITFFDLAWRLRMNFPYFYIVASVMLNVRLQVRIE; encoded by the coding sequence ATGGCGGCGTCGGCGGCCCTgtctgcggcggcggcggctgccaTGTCGGGCCTGGCGGTGCGGCTGTCTCGCTCAGCTGCGGCCCGCGGCTCGTACGGCGCCTTCTGCAAGGGGCTCACGCGCACGCTGATCACCTTCTTCGACCTGGCCTGGCGGCTGCGCATGAACTTCCCCTACTTCTACATCGTGGCCTCGGTGATGCTCAACGTCCGCCTGCAGGTGCGGATCGAGTGA
- the LOC132513049 gene encoding cAMP-responsive element modulator-like, with translation METVESQQDGSDSSESAHMQTQTGQNSIPGLAHQRLQRQMSLQNQKV, from the exons ATGGAAACAGTTGAATCCCAGCAGGATGGATCAGATTCT AGTGAATCTGCTCATATGCAGACTCAGACTGGTCAaaattcaatccctggtttaGCTCAT CAGCGATTGCAGAGACAGATGAGTCTGCAGAATCAGAAGGTGTGA